Proteins from a single region of Neodiprion virginianus isolate iyNeoVirg1 chromosome 4, iyNeoVirg1.1, whole genome shotgun sequence:
- the LOC124303472 gene encoding diacylglycerol lipase-alpha isoform X9 has protein sequence MPGIVVFRRRWSVGSDDLVVPGVFLFVLHLIWVIVLSVLLGVLEWDRNVSCVRLLWEYVLGYMVILVISIVVELSISVLAMRGSILDTAPRAPMQYYLYFRLLVMIVEMGWLCAGIAWLVKHYSTCPIDQAKGFILGLVISNWCVLASVLVTVWCTFDAAGRSWVKMKKYQRSMREAETRGGGRLHYKRSGSRNRNWRQRKVIRAYQDSWDNRCRLLFCCMGNSDRNRNSFADIARLLSDFFRDLDVVPSDVVAGLVLLRKFQKIERELIVKQRKNDTYEFLSGVPVTPRTKFLSLTEDGDLDHFQAAIHYMHFALAAYGWPIFLITHYTGLCQLCTRLRCGCFPCRRNDDEATVVDDNCCQCNYAALRRMVEVGEVEVVYATYHVDVGETPFFVALDYTRKKVVVSIRGTLSMKDVITDLNAEAEVLPLSPPREDWLGHKGMVQAAEYIRKKLREQGIIARALAKDPTRGTHQFGLTLVGHSLGAGTAAILAILLRQEYQDLLCFSFAPPGGLLSMPAQQYTQEFITSVVVGKDVVPRIGLRQMESLRADLINAIKRSVDPKWKTIACSVMCCGCGSTPTSAANLEAGGCISEYQRDKDQARSQTVVPSDSRIALTLHRPLYPPGRIIHVVRHHTNKNEQKYESRWRQFLRKREPVYQALWAGPCDFDEVLISPVMIQDHMPDTMLNALNKIPKLGRVGQHSSFGTLGHAGNSVRSLERSSVPGSSPAADEADAEDSWQFIYRR, from the exons GGTCATCGTGCTGAGCGTCCTCCTGGGGGTCCTGGAATGGGACCGCAACGTGAGCTGCGTACGGCTCCTGTGGGAATACGTCCTCGGATATATGGTGATCCTCGTCATCTCGATCGTCGTGGAGCTGTCAATCTCCGTCCTCGCGATGAGAGGGAGCATCTTGGACACCGCCCCGAGAGCGCCGATGCAGTACTATCTCTACTTTCGCCTGT TGGTGATGATCGTCGAGATGGGATGGCTCTGCGCCGGTATCGCGTGGCTGGTTAAACACTACAGTACCTGCCCGATTGACCAGGCGAAGGGTTTTATTTTGG GACTCGTGATTTCGAATTGGTGCGTGTTGGCCTCTGTGCTGGTCACGGTGTGGTGCACGTTTGACGCTGCCGGCCGATCCTGGgtcaaaatgaagaaataccAGCGGAGTATGCGGGAAGCGGAAACGCGGGGTGGTGGCAGGCTACACTACAAGCGCAGCGGAAGTAGAAACAGGAATTGGAGACAGCG AAAAGTGATACGAGCTTATCAGGATAGTTGGGACAACAGATGCAGGCTACTTTTCTGCTGCATGGGAAACTCGGACAGGAACAGG AATTCGTTCGCGGACATCGCCCGACTGTTGAGTGATTTCTTCAGGGACCTGGACGTTGTACCGTCGGATGTTGTCGCTGGATTAGTACTGCTGAGGAAGTTTCAGAAGATCGAGAGGGAGCTGATAGTCAAGCAGAGGAAAAACGACACGTACGAATTTCTTTCCGGAGTACCAGTCACCCCGAGGACCAAATTCTTATCCTTGACCGAAGACGGTGATCTTGATCACTTTCAGGCCGCCATTCATTACATGCATTTCGCTCTTGCGGCCTACGGCTGGCCAATTTTCCTCATAACTCATTACACTGGGTTGTGTCAACTCTGCACCAG ATTGAGGTGCGGCTGTTTCCCGTGCAGAAGAAACGATGACGAGGCGACAGTCGTCGACGACAATTGCTGCCAGTGTAATTATGCGGCACTTAGACGAATGGTGGAAGTTGGCGAGGTGGAAGTCGTCTACGCGACTTACCACGTCGACGTTGGAGAAACGCCGTTCTTCGTCGCTCTGGATTACACTAGGAAAAAG GTGGTGGTTAGTATACGTGGTACTCTCAGCATGAAGGACGTGATAACCGACTTGAACGCCGAGGCGGAAGTACTGCCGTTATCACCGCCCAGGGAAGACTGGCTGGGACACAAAGGGATGGTGCAAGCGGCCGAGTATATCCGAAAGAAGCTGCGGGAGCAAGGAATCATCGCCAGAGCGTTGGCCAAA GATCCGACAAGAGGTACGCATCAGTTCGGGTTGACGTTAGTCGGGCATTCGTTGGGTGCTGGCACCGCAGCGATTCTCGCAATTTTATTGAGGCAGGAATATCAGGATCTCTTATGTTTCTCTTTCGCTCCGCCCGGCGGTCTTCTGAGCATGCCTGCCCAGCAGTATACCCAGGAATTTATCACGTCCGTCGTTGTCGGTAAGGACGTCGTTCCAAGAATAGGACTCAGACAAATGGAAAGCCTTCGTGCGGACCTCATTAACGCCATCAAAAGGAGCGTTGACCCGAAG TGGAAAACGATCGCATGCTCGGTGATGTGCTGCGGATGCGGTTCGACTCCGACTTCAGCTGCGAACCTTGAGGCTGGCGGCTGCATCAGCGAGTACCAAAGAGACAAGGACCAGGCAAGATCTCAGACGGTAGTTCCGAGCGACTCGAGGATCGCGCTGACGCTTCACAGACCGCTGTATCCTCCAGGAAGGATAATTCACGTGGTGCGACATCATACTAACAAGAACGA gCAAAAGTATGAGTCCCGTTGGAG GCAATTCCTGAGGAAGCGTGAGCCCGTCTATCAGGCCCTCTGGGCTGGGCCCTGCGACTTTGACGAGGTCCTGATCAGTCCGGTTATGATCCAGGACCACATGCCGGACACGATGTTGAACGCCTTGAACAAG ATCCCGAAACTTGGGAGAGTGGGACAACATTCGAGCTTTGGCACCCTTGGCCACGCCGGAAACTCTGTCCGAAGCCTCGAGCGATCCTCCGTCCCCGGTTCCTCCCCCGCGGCCGATGAGGCGGACGCCGAAGATTCCTGGCAATTTATCTACCGCCGCTGA
- the LOC124303472 gene encoding diacylglycerol lipase-alpha isoform X8, whose protein sequence is MPGIVVFRRRWSVGSDDLVVPGVFLFVLHLIWVIVLSVLLGVLEWDRNVSCVRLLWEYVLGYMVILVISIVVELSISVLAMRGSILDTAPRAPMQYYLYFRLLVMIVEMGWLCAGIAWLVKHYSTCPIDQAKGFILGLVISNWCVLASVLVTVWCTFDAAGRSWVKMKKYQRSMREAETRGGGRLHYKRSGSRNRNWRQRKVIRAYQDSWDNRCRLLFCCMGNSDRNRNSFADIARLLSDFFRDLDVVPSDVVAGLVLLRKFQKIERELIVKQRKNDTYEFLSGVPVTPRTKFLSLTEDGDLDHFQAAIHYMHFALAAYGWPIFLITHYTGLCQLCTRLRCGCFPCRRNDDEATVVDDNCCQCNYAALRRMVEVGEVEVVYATYHVDVGETPFFVALDYTRKKVVVSIRGTLSMKDVITDLNAEAEVLPLSPPREDWLGHKGMVQAAEYIRKKLREQGIIARALAKDPTRGTHQFGLTLVGHSLGAGTAAILAILLRQEYQDLLCFSFAPPGGLLSMPAQQYTQEFITSVVVGKDVVPRIGLRQMESLRADLINAIKRSVDPKWKTIACSVMCCGCGSTPTSAANLEAGGCISEYQRDKDQARSQTVVPSDSRIALTLHRPLYPPGRIIHVVRHHTNKNEQKYESRWRQFLRKREPVYQALWAGPCDFDEVLISPVMIQDHMPDTMLNALNKGNVAEGVWCVDQVSACTDRSAEMMAARSSPRLLCTDNTLGGIQLETRQRPDARNGDRDAGKGASATATTPSLRHDTRL, encoded by the exons GGTCATCGTGCTGAGCGTCCTCCTGGGGGTCCTGGAATGGGACCGCAACGTGAGCTGCGTACGGCTCCTGTGGGAATACGTCCTCGGATATATGGTGATCCTCGTCATCTCGATCGTCGTGGAGCTGTCAATCTCCGTCCTCGCGATGAGAGGGAGCATCTTGGACACCGCCCCGAGAGCGCCGATGCAGTACTATCTCTACTTTCGCCTGT TGGTGATGATCGTCGAGATGGGATGGCTCTGCGCCGGTATCGCGTGGCTGGTTAAACACTACAGTACCTGCCCGATTGACCAGGCGAAGGGTTTTATTTTGG GACTCGTGATTTCGAATTGGTGCGTGTTGGCCTCTGTGCTGGTCACGGTGTGGTGCACGTTTGACGCTGCCGGCCGATCCTGGgtcaaaatgaagaaataccAGCGGAGTATGCGGGAAGCGGAAACGCGGGGTGGTGGCAGGCTACACTACAAGCGCAGCGGAAGTAGAAACAGGAATTGGAGACAGCG AAAAGTGATACGAGCTTATCAGGATAGTTGGGACAACAGATGCAGGCTACTTTTCTGCTGCATGGGAAACTCGGACAGGAACAGG AATTCGTTCGCGGACATCGCCCGACTGTTGAGTGATTTCTTCAGGGACCTGGACGTTGTACCGTCGGATGTTGTCGCTGGATTAGTACTGCTGAGGAAGTTTCAGAAGATCGAGAGGGAGCTGATAGTCAAGCAGAGGAAAAACGACACGTACGAATTTCTTTCCGGAGTACCAGTCACCCCGAGGACCAAATTCTTATCCTTGACCGAAGACGGTGATCTTGATCACTTTCAGGCCGCCATTCATTACATGCATTTCGCTCTTGCGGCCTACGGCTGGCCAATTTTCCTCATAACTCATTACACTGGGTTGTGTCAACTCTGCACCAG ATTGAGGTGCGGCTGTTTCCCGTGCAGAAGAAACGATGACGAGGCGACAGTCGTCGACGACAATTGCTGCCAGTGTAATTATGCGGCACTTAGACGAATGGTGGAAGTTGGCGAGGTGGAAGTCGTCTACGCGACTTACCACGTCGACGTTGGAGAAACGCCGTTCTTCGTCGCTCTGGATTACACTAGGAAAAAG GTGGTGGTTAGTATACGTGGTACTCTCAGCATGAAGGACGTGATAACCGACTTGAACGCCGAGGCGGAAGTACTGCCGTTATCACCGCCCAGGGAAGACTGGCTGGGACACAAAGGGATGGTGCAAGCGGCCGAGTATATCCGAAAGAAGCTGCGGGAGCAAGGAATCATCGCCAGAGCGTTGGCCAAA GATCCGACAAGAGGTACGCATCAGTTCGGGTTGACGTTAGTCGGGCATTCGTTGGGTGCTGGCACCGCAGCGATTCTCGCAATTTTATTGAGGCAGGAATATCAGGATCTCTTATGTTTCTCTTTCGCTCCGCCCGGCGGTCTTCTGAGCATGCCTGCCCAGCAGTATACCCAGGAATTTATCACGTCCGTCGTTGTCGGTAAGGACGTCGTTCCAAGAATAGGACTCAGACAAATGGAAAGCCTTCGTGCGGACCTCATTAACGCCATCAAAAGGAGCGTTGACCCGAAG TGGAAAACGATCGCATGCTCGGTGATGTGCTGCGGATGCGGTTCGACTCCGACTTCAGCTGCGAACCTTGAGGCTGGCGGCTGCATCAGCGAGTACCAAAGAGACAAGGACCAGGCAAGATCTCAGACGGTAGTTCCGAGCGACTCGAGGATCGCGCTGACGCTTCACAGACCGCTGTATCCTCCAGGAAGGATAATTCACGTGGTGCGACATCATACTAACAAGAACGA gCAAAAGTATGAGTCCCGTTGGAG GCAATTCCTGAGGAAGCGTGAGCCCGTCTATCAGGCCCTCTGGGCTGGGCCCTGCGACTTTGACGAGGTCCTGATCAGTCCGGTTATGATCCAGGACCACATGCCGGACACGATGTTGAACGCCTTGAACAAG GGAAATGTGGCTGAGGGTGTGTGGTGTGTGGATCAGGTGTCGGCGTGCACAGATCGGAGTGCCGAGATGATGGCTGCGAGGTCGTCGCCCCGTTTGCTCTGTACCGACAACACCCTGGGCGGCATCCAGCTCGAAACACGACAGCGTCCCGACGCCCGCAACGGAGACCGCGACGCCGGCAAAGGTGCCTCCGCCACTGCCACCACACCCTCCCTTCGCCACGATACAAG GTTATAA
- the LOC124303472 gene encoding diacylglycerol lipase-alpha isoform X2 → MPSLIAFGRRWRIGSDDLWIPGCNLAGIHLLMVIVLSVLLGVLEWDRNVSCVRLLWEYVLGYMVILVISIVVELSISVLAMRGSILDTAPRAPMQYYLYFRLLVMIVEMGWLCAGIAWLVKHYSTCPIDQAKGFILGLVISNWCVLASVLVTVWCTFDAAGRSWVKMKKYQRSMREAETRGGGRLHYKRSGSRNRNWRQRKVIRAYQDSWDNRCRLLFCCMGNSDRNRNSFADIARLLSDFFRDLDVVPSDVVAGLVLLRKFQKIERELIVKQRKNDTYEFLSGVPVTPRTKFLSLTEDGDLDHFQAAIHYMHFALAAYGWPIFLITHYTGLCQLCTRLRCGCFPCRRNDDEATVVDDNCCQCNYAALRRMVEVGEVEVVYATYHVDVGETPFFVALDYTRKKVVVSIRGTLSMKDVITDLNAEAEVLPLSPPREDWLGHKGMVQAAEYIRKKLREQGIIARALAKDPTRGTHQFGLTLVGHSLGAGTAAILAILLRQEYQDLLCFSFAPPGGLLSMPAQQYTQEFITSVVVGKDVVPRIGLRQMESLRADLINAIKRSVDPKWKTIACSVMCCGCGSTPTSAANLEAGGCISEYQRDKDQARSQTVVPSDSRIALTLHRPLYPPGRIIHVVRHHTNKNEQKYESRWRQFLRKREPVYQALWAGPCDFDEVLISPVMIQDHMPDTMLNALNKVITTLGPAKPQRTGTSAHTSSAEASEVREAVEVQEVEIEPEMRALLSPPSPAKLKTAAGTPPHRLCLETSFTSLHRPPEFHRDAGRLQPSQVSRGLRWEYVGAVPRSNDGKLSRNLGEWDNIRALAPLATPETLSEASSDPPSPVPPPRPMRRTPKIPGNLSTAADDLKNNLHFAMLSAKNYFLKEETNGSHSSGNSEASYESAKSLGAGIPPPVPRRRDSVIVRREHRICTAACCRDDISENSSSPSSRISHTSHRVQDDFAKEEHDTNGSSLDFYEAQDSFGQRESSNEVFLSVRSSPECKGLMTPAVDLGVEWKRKFDPPRLGGDASLPLLHGLSPTPPHAQHNSPFFNAKRKKYVYPITMVGRGESSV, encoded by the exons GGTCATCGTGCTGAGCGTCCTCCTGGGGGTCCTGGAATGGGACCGCAACGTGAGCTGCGTACGGCTCCTGTGGGAATACGTCCTCGGATATATGGTGATCCTCGTCATCTCGATCGTCGTGGAGCTGTCAATCTCCGTCCTCGCGATGAGAGGGAGCATCTTGGACACCGCCCCGAGAGCGCCGATGCAGTACTATCTCTACTTTCGCCTGT TGGTGATGATCGTCGAGATGGGATGGCTCTGCGCCGGTATCGCGTGGCTGGTTAAACACTACAGTACCTGCCCGATTGACCAGGCGAAGGGTTTTATTTTGG GACTCGTGATTTCGAATTGGTGCGTGTTGGCCTCTGTGCTGGTCACGGTGTGGTGCACGTTTGACGCTGCCGGCCGATCCTGGgtcaaaatgaagaaataccAGCGGAGTATGCGGGAAGCGGAAACGCGGGGTGGTGGCAGGCTACACTACAAGCGCAGCGGAAGTAGAAACAGGAATTGGAGACAGCG AAAAGTGATACGAGCTTATCAGGATAGTTGGGACAACAGATGCAGGCTACTTTTCTGCTGCATGGGAAACTCGGACAGGAACAGG AATTCGTTCGCGGACATCGCCCGACTGTTGAGTGATTTCTTCAGGGACCTGGACGTTGTACCGTCGGATGTTGTCGCTGGATTAGTACTGCTGAGGAAGTTTCAGAAGATCGAGAGGGAGCTGATAGTCAAGCAGAGGAAAAACGACACGTACGAATTTCTTTCCGGAGTACCAGTCACCCCGAGGACCAAATTCTTATCCTTGACCGAAGACGGTGATCTTGATCACTTTCAGGCCGCCATTCATTACATGCATTTCGCTCTTGCGGCCTACGGCTGGCCAATTTTCCTCATAACTCATTACACTGGGTTGTGTCAACTCTGCACCAG ATTGAGGTGCGGCTGTTTCCCGTGCAGAAGAAACGATGACGAGGCGACAGTCGTCGACGACAATTGCTGCCAGTGTAATTATGCGGCACTTAGACGAATGGTGGAAGTTGGCGAGGTGGAAGTCGTCTACGCGACTTACCACGTCGACGTTGGAGAAACGCCGTTCTTCGTCGCTCTGGATTACACTAGGAAAAAG GTGGTGGTTAGTATACGTGGTACTCTCAGCATGAAGGACGTGATAACCGACTTGAACGCCGAGGCGGAAGTACTGCCGTTATCACCGCCCAGGGAAGACTGGCTGGGACACAAAGGGATGGTGCAAGCGGCCGAGTATATCCGAAAGAAGCTGCGGGAGCAAGGAATCATCGCCAGAGCGTTGGCCAAA GATCCGACAAGAGGTACGCATCAGTTCGGGTTGACGTTAGTCGGGCATTCGTTGGGTGCTGGCACCGCAGCGATTCTCGCAATTTTATTGAGGCAGGAATATCAGGATCTCTTATGTTTCTCTTTCGCTCCGCCCGGCGGTCTTCTGAGCATGCCTGCCCAGCAGTATACCCAGGAATTTATCACGTCCGTCGTTGTCGGTAAGGACGTCGTTCCAAGAATAGGACTCAGACAAATGGAAAGCCTTCGTGCGGACCTCATTAACGCCATCAAAAGGAGCGTTGACCCGAAG TGGAAAACGATCGCATGCTCGGTGATGTGCTGCGGATGCGGTTCGACTCCGACTTCAGCTGCGAACCTTGAGGCTGGCGGCTGCATCAGCGAGTACCAAAGAGACAAGGACCAGGCAAGATCTCAGACGGTAGTTCCGAGCGACTCGAGGATCGCGCTGACGCTTCACAGACCGCTGTATCCTCCAGGAAGGATAATTCACGTGGTGCGACATCATACTAACAAGAACGA gCAAAAGTATGAGTCCCGTTGGAG GCAATTCCTGAGGAAGCGTGAGCCCGTCTATCAGGCCCTCTGGGCTGGGCCCTGCGACTTTGACGAGGTCCTGATCAGTCCGGTTATGATCCAGGACCACATGCCGGACACGATGTTGAACGCCTTGAACAAG GTTATAACGACGCTGGGTCCAGCAAAGCCACAGAGGACCGGAACGTCGGCGCATACGTCTTCGGCGGAGGCCTCGGAGGTCCGGGAGGCCGTCGAGGTCCAGGAGGTCGAGATCGAGCCGGAGATGAGAGCTTTGCTGTCCCCGCCGAGTCCCGCCAAGCTTAAAACAGCCGCAGGAACGCCCCCGCACAGATTGTGCCTCGAAACGAGCTTCACGTCCCTCCACAGACCCCCAGAGTTTCACCGGGACGCGGGGCGCCTGCAACCCAGCCAAGTCTCGAGAGGGCTGCGCTGGGAATACGTCGGTGCTGTTCCGAGATCGAACGATGGAAAATT ATCCCGAAACTTGGGAGAGTGGGACAACATTCGAGCTTTGGCACCCTTGGCCACGCCGGAAACTCTGTCCGAAGCCTCGAGCGATCCTCCGTCCCCGGTTCCTCCCCCGCGGCCGATGAGGCGGACGCCGAAGATTCCTGGCAATTTATCTACCGCCGCTGATGACCTCAAGAATAATCTACACTTTGCGATGTTGTCCGCTAAGAATTACTTCCTCAAGGAGGAAACTAACGGCAGTCATAGCAGCGGAAACAGCGAGGCGAGCTATGAGAGCGCCAAAAGTCTCGGCGCCGGAATTCCTCCTCCGGTACCGAGGAGAAGAGATTCGGTCATTGTCAGGAG AGAACATAGAATTTGTACTGCAGCCTGCTGCAGGGATGATATTTCTGAAAACTCGTCCTCGCCATCCTCAAGAATATCTCACACTTCGCATAGGGTCCAAGATGACTTCGCCAAGGAGGAACACGACACAAACGGATCGAGTTTGGACTTTTACGAAGCACAG GATTCGTTCGGCCAACGGGAAAGCAGCAACGAAGTCTTTCTGAGCGTCCGGAGTTCCCCGGAGTGCAAGGGTCTGATGACGCCGGCGGTCGACCTGGGGGTCGAATGGAAACGGAAATTTGATCCTCCGAGACTTGGCGGAGACGCCTCCCTGCCCCTTCTTCACGGCCTGTCGCCGACGCCTCCTCACGCGCAGCACAATTCGCCTTTCTTCAACGCGAAACGAAAGAAGTACGTTTACCCGATCACGATGGTCGGCAGGGGTGAAAGTAGTGTATAG